A section of the Castanea sativa cultivar Marrone di Chiusa Pesio chromosome 12, ASM4071231v1 genome encodes:
- the LOC142621310 gene encoding cytochrome P450 89A2-like, which yields MEVWFIIVIALCITALLKSLLFNKVSENQNKLPPGPSHIQILSYFLLHRKPLELELTLTLRKFHAMYGPIITIFIGFVPDIIIANHSLAHKALIQNSAVFADRPATLPTDLILSSNKHSINTSSYGPTWRLFRRNLTSKILHPSHMKSYSHARKWVLDILLNRLRSNTESVVKDHFKYSMFCLLVLMCFGDQLGETQIKKIEEGGRRLILSSGRFAILNSFPRIGRVLFRKRWEELFQLRRNQDDLLIPFIKARQKVRQERQSKMKEIKENEDEFVVSYVDTLLDLELPEEKRKLSEEEMVSLCSEFLVAGTDSTSIALEWIMANMVKYPQIQERLLMEMKGVVGDGEEEVKEEDLNKMPYLKAVVLEGLRRHPPAHFVIPHAVTKDVVLDGYLVPKNGTSHFNVAEMGRDPKVWEDPMAFKPERFLNVGGEAFDITGSREIKMMPFGAGRRICPASGVAILHLEYFVANLVWNFDWKAVEGDEVDLSEQQEFIVMMKNPLKAKLCPRL from the coding sequence ATGGAAGTGTGGTTCATCATCGTCATTGCACTCTGTATCACAGCACTCCTCAAATCCCTCCTTTTCAACAAAGTCTCTGAAAATCAAAATAAGCTACCTCCAGGACCCTCACACATCCAAATACTCAGCTATTTCCTATTGCACCGCAAACCCTTAGAATTGGAACTCACCCTGACCCTCCGCAAATTCCATGCCATGTACGGACCCATCATCACCATTTTCATAGGCTTCGTCCCAGATATCATCATTGCCAACCATTCTCTCGCACACAAAGCTCTTATTCAAAACAGTGCTGTTTTCGCTGACCGACCAGCTACTCTACCTACAGACTTGATCTTATCTAGTAATAAACACAGCATCAACACTTCCTCTTATGGTCCCACATGGCGACTCTTTCGTCGCAATCTCACTTCAAAGATTCTCCACCCTTCGCACATGAAATCTTACTCTCACGCACGCAAGTGGGTCTTGGATATTCTCCTCAATCGCCTTCGTTCCAACACTGAATCCGTTGTTAAAGACCATTTCAAATACTCCATGTTTTGTTTGTTGGTACTTATGTGTTTCGGAGACCAACTCGGTGAAACCCAGATTAAGAAAATCGAAGAGGGTGGCCGTCGCTTGATTTTGAGCTCTGGTCGGTTTGCTATACTCAATTCTTTCCCTCGTATTGGAAGGGTTTTATTTCGTAAGCGTTGGGAAGAGTTGTTTCAACTTCGGAGAAACCAAGATGATCTGTTAATTCCTTTTATTAAAGCAAGGCAGAAAGTGAGGCAAGAAAGACAgagtaaaatgaaagaaatcaaagaaaatgaagatgagTTTGTTGTGTCATATGTGGATACATTGTTGGATTTGGAGCTACCAGAGGAGAAGAGGAAGCTTTCCGAGGAGGAAATGGTTAGTTTGTGTTCAGAATTTCTCGTCGCGGGTACGGATTCTACGTCAATAGCATTAGAGTGGATTATGGCGAATATGGTAAAATACCCACAAATCCAAGAGAGGCTTTTAATGGAGATGAAAGGGGTTGTTGGTGATGGAGAGGAAGAGGTAAAGGAGGAAGATTTGAACAAGATGCCTTATTTGAAGGCAGTGGTTTTGGAGGGTTTAAGGAGACACCCACCTGCCCATTTTGTGATACCACATGCAGTGACTAAGGATGTGGTTTTGGATGGCTATTTAGTACCAAAGAATGGTACTTCGCATTTCAATGTGGCAGAAATGGGGCGGGACCCGAAGGTTTGGGAGGATCCCATGGCGTTTAAGCCCGAGAGATTCTTGAATGTTGGAGGAGAAGCGTTTGATATAACAGGAAGCAGAGAGATTAAGATGATGCCATTTGGTGCAGGGAGGAGGATTTGTCCTGCTTCTGGTGTGGCAATACTGCATTTGGAGTATTTTGTGGCCAATTTGGTTTGGAATTTTGATTGGAAAGCTGTGGAGGGTGATGAGGTTGATTTGTCAGAGCAGCAGGAGTTCATTGTGATGATGAAGAATCCACTCAAGGCCAAGTTATGTCCAAGGCTTTGA